From Methanosarcina lacustris Z-7289, one genomic window encodes:
- a CDS encoding ABC transporter ATP-binding protein, with translation MSAEKSGTDRHNEGQKVIMQVENLSKTYIRGKIPIHALLCACITVRKGEFLAIMGPSGSGKSTLLALIGTLEKATDGKVILDGTDLTSVPEKLLPRVRREKIGFIFQHYNLIPTLSALENVELAMRFSGVPKKERKERAKSLLEDLGLGDRLNHRPSELSGGEQQRVSIARALANRPALILADEPTGEVDSKTRDSIVRTFKELSEKGQTILVVTHDPEVAKECSRVLRITDGVINDN, from the coding sequence ATGTCGGCAGAAAAATCCGGAACTGATAGACATAACGAAGGACAGAAAGTTATCATGCAGGTTGAAAACCTCTCCAAGACCTATATCCGGGGCAAGATCCCTATACATGCCCTTCTCTGCGCCTGCATAACCGTACGAAAAGGAGAGTTTCTTGCCATCATGGGACCTTCGGGTTCAGGGAAATCAACCCTTCTTGCTCTTATCGGCACGCTTGAAAAAGCCACGGACGGAAAGGTTATCCTTGACGGGACAGATCTGACTTCGGTACCTGAAAAACTGCTTCCCCGCGTGAGAAGAGAAAAAATAGGCTTTATTTTCCAGCACTATAACTTGATCCCTACACTTTCTGCCCTTGAAAACGTGGAACTTGCAATGCGCTTTTCCGGGGTGCCAAAAAAAGAGAGAAAAGAAAGGGCAAAATCCCTGCTTGAAGACCTTGGTCTGGGAGATCGCCTCAATCATAGGCCCTCAGAGCTGTCCGGGGGAGAGCAGCAGAGAGTTTCTATTGCCAGGGCACTTGCGAACAGGCCTGCTCTTATTCTTGCAGATGAACCAACCGGGGAGGTGGACAGTAAAACACGGGATTCCATTGTCCGTACATTCAAGGAGTTGAGTGAAAAGGGGCAGACAATTCTTGTGGTTACCCATGACCCTGAGGTCGCAAAGGAGTGTTCAAGGGTACTCAGGATCACGGACGGAGTTATTAATGATAATTAA